A DNA window from Motilibacter rhizosphaerae contains the following coding sequences:
- a CDS encoding glycosyltransferase family 4 protein → MRSYLLTALVAATVTYLLVPLVRRAAVAAGAMTPVRERDVHSEPVPRGGGLAMLGGLAVALLVASRLPLVDEVFRDTSDPEALLSGATLITLLGLADDKWGLDPLTKLAGQCVAAGVMVLQGVQLLWLPLPGETYVLTPVEGTVLTVLVVVVMINAVNFVDGLDGLAAGIMMIAAGAFFVASYQLSVDAGVPRAATPTLATAALVGMCAGFLPHNFHPAKVFMGDTGAMLLGLLFAAAVVSLTGQVEPRDFSAHLLGPAVLPLALPVVVVLVPLLDLGMAVVRRTWAGSSPFAADKRHLHHRLLEIGHSHRRAVLIMYAWSALVAFAVVLLPRTPGVWPKAALAGAVVVALVLTLGVDRGRWVRREPGGRSSRGTRA, encoded by the coding sequence GTGCGCTCCTACCTGCTCACCGCCCTCGTCGCGGCGACAGTCACCTACCTGCTCGTCCCGCTGGTCCGCCGCGCTGCGGTCGCCGCCGGGGCGATGACGCCGGTGCGGGAGCGCGACGTGCACAGCGAGCCGGTCCCGCGCGGAGGTGGGCTGGCCATGCTCGGCGGTCTCGCCGTGGCGCTGCTGGTGGCGAGCCGGCTGCCGCTGGTCGACGAGGTCTTCCGCGACACCTCCGATCCTGAGGCCCTGCTCTCGGGCGCGACCCTCATCACGCTGCTCGGCCTCGCTGACGACAAGTGGGGCCTCGACCCGCTGACCAAGCTGGCGGGGCAGTGCGTCGCGGCCGGCGTCATGGTGCTGCAGGGCGTCCAGCTGCTCTGGCTCCCGCTGCCGGGGGAGACCTACGTGCTCACGCCGGTCGAGGGCACGGTGCTCACGGTGCTCGTCGTCGTCGTCATGATCAACGCGGTCAACTTCGTGGACGGCCTCGACGGGCTGGCGGCCGGGATCATGATGATCGCGGCGGGCGCGTTCTTCGTGGCGTCGTACCAGCTCTCGGTGGACGCCGGTGTGCCGCGCGCCGCCACGCCCACCCTCGCCACGGCCGCGCTGGTCGGGATGTGCGCGGGCTTCCTGCCGCACAACTTCCACCCGGCGAAGGTCTTCATGGGCGACACCGGCGCGATGCTGCTCGGCCTGCTGTTCGCCGCGGCCGTCGTCAGCCTCACCGGGCAGGTGGAGCCGCGCGACTTCAGCGCCCACCTGCTGGGGCCCGCCGTCCTGCCGCTCGCGCTGCCCGTCGTCGTCGTGCTGGTGCCCCTGCTCGACCTCGGCATGGCGGTCGTGCGCCGCACCTGGGCCGGCAGCTCGCCCTTCGCGGCGGACAAGCGCCACCTGCACCACCGGCTGCTCGAGATCGGCCACTCGCACCGGCGCGCGGTGCTCATCATGTACGCCTGGTCGGCCCTCGTCGCCTTCGCGGTCGTGCTGCTGCCGCGCACGCCCGGCGTCTGGCCGAAGGCCGCGCTCGCGGGGGCCGTCGTCGTCGCGCTGGTGCTGACGCTCGGCGTCGACCGGGGCCGCTGGGTGAGACGCGAGCCGGGCGGCCGGAGTTCCCGCGGGACCCGTGCGTGA
- the prmC gene encoding peptide chain release factor N(5)-glutamine methyltransferase encodes MTDVRTAVREATAVLAAAGVPSPAVDAAELAAHLLGVRRGELALPSVAERPVPDAYAGLVEQRAARVPLQHLTGVAWFRHLELHVGPGVFVPRPETEVVAQVAVDAARVLPSPVVVDLGTGSGAIALSVLDEVPHARVHAVEADPLAHAWAARNAAGTALDLRLGDFADAFADLDGTVDVVVSNPPYIPPDAVPVDPEVRDHDPELALYGGGEDGLAALRVVARTAQRLLVPGGLFVAEHADTQGESAVAALRGAGGWVRVAAHRDLADRPRFVTARRAGAHSEEDSP; translated from the coding sequence GTGACCGACGTGCGCACCGCCGTGCGCGAGGCCACGGCGGTGCTCGCGGCGGCCGGCGTCCCGTCGCCCGCGGTCGACGCCGCGGAGCTCGCCGCCCACCTGCTGGGCGTACGCCGAGGTGAGCTCGCGCTGCCGTCGGTCGCCGAGCGGCCGGTGCCCGACGCGTACGCCGGGCTGGTGGAGCAGCGCGCGGCCCGCGTGCCGCTCCAGCACCTCACGGGCGTCGCGTGGTTCCGGCACCTCGAGCTGCACGTCGGTCCGGGCGTCTTCGTCCCGCGCCCGGAGACCGAGGTCGTGGCGCAGGTCGCGGTCGACGCGGCGCGCGTCCTGCCCTCACCCGTCGTCGTCGACCTCGGCACGGGGTCGGGGGCCATCGCGCTGAGCGTGCTCGACGAGGTGCCGCACGCCCGCGTCCACGCCGTCGAGGCGGACCCGCTCGCGCACGCGTGGGCGGCGCGCAACGCCGCAGGGACCGCGCTCGACCTGCGGCTCGGCGACTTCGCCGACGCCTTCGCGGACCTCGACGGCACGGTCGACGTCGTGGTGAGCAACCCGCCGTACATCCCGCCGGACGCCGTGCCGGTCGACCCCGAGGTCCGCGACCACGACCCGGAGCTCGCGCTCTACGGCGGGGGCGAGGACGGGCTGGCCGCGCTGCGCGTCGTGGCGCGTACCGCGCAGCGCCTGCTCGTCCCCGGCGGGCTCTTCGTCGCGGAGCACGCCGACACGCAGGGGGAGTCGGCGGTCGCCGCGCTGCGCGGCGCGGGAGGATGGGTCCGGGTCGCCGCGCACCGCGACCTCGCCGACCGTCCGCGCTTCGTCACGGCCCGCCGTGCCGGAGCGCACTCCGAGGAGGACTCCCCGTGA
- the atpE gene encoding ATP synthase F0 subunit C, with protein sequence MGGNIAILGYGLSAIGPGIGVGLIFAAYINGVARQPEARGLLQPIAFLGFALAEALAIFGLALAFVFK encoded by the coding sequence ATGGGCGGCAACATCGCGATCCTGGGCTACGGCCTGTCGGCCATCGGCCCCGGCATTGGCGTCGGCCTCATCTTCGCGGCCTACATCAACGGCGTGGCGCGCCAGCCCGAGGCCCGCGGCCTGCTGCAGCCGATCGCCTTCCTCGGCTTCGCGCTCGCCGAGGCGCTGGCCATCTTCGGTCTCGCCCTCGCGTTCGTCTTCAAGTGA
- the atpA gene encoding F0F1 ATP synthase subunit alpha, which translates to MTELTIRPEEIRDAIERTLAQYAPETTREEVGTVLEAGDGIARIEGLPSVMANELLRFEDGSLGLALNLEEREIGAIVLGEFAGIEAGQPVHRTGEILSVPVGDAFLGRVVDPLGNPIDGLGPIEASDRRALELQAATVVQRKEVKQPLQTGIKAIDAMTAIGRGQRQLIIGDRQTGKTAIALDAIINQREAWRSGDQAQRVKCVYVAIGQKGSTISQVRAALEEAGALEYTTIVAAPASDPAGFKYLAPYTGSAIGQHWMYQGDHALIVFDDLSKQADAYRAVSLLLRRPPGREAYPGDVFYLHSRLLERCAKLSDELGGGSLTGLPIIETKGNDVSAFIPTNVISITDGQCFLETDLFNQGVRPAINVGISVSRVGGSAQIKAMKKIAGRLRVDLAQYRELEAFAAFGSDLDAASKAQLARGSRLVELLKQPQYSPFSVEREVVSIWAGTQGKLDDVPVEDVRRFEAEFLDFVGREHAGVFAAIVETKELSDDTVSELDAAVTAFKKQFTTSEGEQLVKDEPVAAKDAGDVTREGVKRHVRTEDQVKQAAGPVGRGGASETTPG; encoded by the coding sequence ATGACGGAGCTGACGATCCGCCCGGAGGAGATCCGCGACGCGATCGAGCGCACCCTGGCGCAGTACGCGCCGGAGACGACGCGCGAGGAGGTCGGCACGGTCCTCGAGGCCGGTGACGGCATCGCCCGCATCGAGGGCCTGCCCTCGGTCATGGCCAACGAGCTGCTGCGCTTCGAGGACGGCAGCCTCGGCCTCGCGCTGAACCTCGAGGAGCGCGAGATCGGCGCCATCGTGCTCGGCGAGTTCGCCGGCATCGAGGCTGGCCAGCCGGTGCACCGCACGGGCGAGATCCTCTCGGTGCCGGTCGGCGACGCCTTCCTCGGCCGCGTGGTCGACCCGCTCGGCAACCCGATCGACGGCCTCGGCCCGATCGAGGCCAGCGACCGCCGCGCGCTCGAGCTGCAGGCCGCGACCGTGGTGCAGCGCAAGGAGGTCAAGCAGCCGCTCCAGACGGGCATCAAGGCGATCGACGCCATGACCGCCATCGGCCGCGGCCAGCGCCAGCTCATCATCGGCGACCGCCAGACCGGCAAGACCGCCATCGCCCTCGACGCGATCATCAACCAGCGCGAGGCGTGGCGCTCCGGCGACCAGGCCCAGCGCGTGAAGTGCGTCTACGTCGCCATCGGCCAGAAGGGCTCGACGATCTCGCAGGTCCGGGCGGCCCTCGAGGAGGCCGGCGCGCTGGAGTACACCACCATCGTGGCCGCCCCCGCCTCGGACCCGGCGGGCTTCAAGTACCTCGCCCCCTACACCGGCTCGGCCATCGGCCAGCACTGGATGTACCAGGGCGACCACGCGCTCATCGTGTTCGACGACCTGTCGAAGCAGGCCGACGCGTACCGCGCCGTCTCGCTGCTGCTGCGCCGCCCGCCGGGCCGCGAGGCGTACCCCGGTGACGTGTTCTACCTCCACAGCCGGCTGCTCGAGCGCTGCGCGAAGCTCTCCGACGAGCTCGGCGGCGGCTCGCTGACCGGCCTGCCGATCATCGAGACCAAGGGCAACGACGTCTCGGCGTTCATCCCGACCAACGTCATCTCCATCACCGACGGGCAGTGCTTCCTCGAGACCGACCTGTTCAACCAGGGCGTGCGCCCGGCGATCAACGTCGGCATCTCGGTCTCTCGCGTCGGCGGCTCCGCGCAGATCAAGGCGATGAAGAAGATCGCCGGCCGTCTCCGCGTGGACCTGGCGCAGTACCGCGAGCTCGAGGCGTTCGCCGCCTTCGGCTCCGACCTCGACGCGGCGTCCAAGGCCCAGCTGGCCCGCGGCTCGCGCCTGGTCGAGCTGCTCAAGCAGCCGCAGTACTCGCCGTTCTCGGTCGAGCGCGAGGTCGTCTCGATCTGGGCCGGCACCCAGGGCAAGCTCGACGACGTCCCGGTCGAGGACGTCCGCCGCTTCGAGGCCGAGTTCCTCGATTTCGTCGGCCGCGAGCACGCCGGGGTCTTCGCCGCGATCGTCGAGACCAAGGAGCTCTCCGACGACACGGTGTCCGAGCTCGACGCGGCGGTGACGGCGTTCAAGAAGCAGTTCACGACCTCCGAGGGCGAGCAGCTCGTCAAGGACGAGCCGGTCGCCGCCAAGGACGCGGGCGACGTGACGCGCGAGGGCGTGAAGCGCCACGTGCGCACCGAGGACCAGGTCAAGCAGGCGGCCGGCCCGGTCGGTCGCGGCGGCGCGTCCGAGACCACCCCGGGCTGA
- a CDS encoding AtpZ/AtpI family protein, with protein sequence MRPGHAVAPRSDDGWGVLSYLLTGVFLWGGLGWLGDDLLGTAFLLPVGLVLGAALAVYTVYVRFGRDPLSTPECGTRPEAQEGRR encoded by the coding sequence GTGCGCCCCGGACACGCGGTGGCGCCCCGCTCGGACGACGGCTGGGGCGTGCTGTCGTACCTGCTCACGGGGGTCTTCCTGTGGGGCGGACTGGGGTGGCTCGGCGACGACCTCCTCGGTACGGCGTTCCTGCTGCCGGTCGGGCTCGTGCTCGGCGCGGCGCTCGCGGTCTACACGGTCTACGTACGGTTCGGCCGGGACCCGCTCTCCACTCCGGAGTGCGGCACCCGGCCTGAGGCACAGGAGGGGCGGCGATGA
- a CDS encoding F0F1 ATP synthase subunit B, protein MHTLAAESGWGTKAPIIPHPAELILGLLAFALLYWLVAKYVVPRFEAAYAERSAQIEGGIARAEQAQAEADAARQQYTQALAEARSEAARIRTEAQAERKSIVDGARAEAEQAAAQVHERGAAQLAAEVNQARSELSREVSRLAVDLAGRIVGENLADTDATRRTVDRFLADLEERTPAVTEGQA, encoded by the coding sequence ATGCACACGCTGGCAGCTGAGAGCGGTTGGGGCACCAAGGCCCCGATCATCCCGCACCCCGCCGAGCTCATCCTCGGCCTCCTCGCGTTCGCGCTGCTCTACTGGCTCGTCGCGAAGTACGTCGTGCCGCGCTTCGAGGCGGCCTACGCCGAGCGGTCGGCGCAGATCGAGGGCGGCATCGCCCGCGCGGAGCAGGCCCAGGCCGAGGCGGACGCGGCGCGCCAGCAGTACACGCAGGCGCTCGCCGAGGCCCGCAGCGAGGCCGCGCGCATCCGCACGGAGGCGCAGGCCGAGCGCAAGTCGATCGTGGACGGCGCGCGCGCCGAGGCCGAGCAGGCCGCGGCGCAGGTCCACGAGCGGGGCGCCGCCCAGCTCGCCGCCGAGGTGAACCAGGCCCGGAGCGAGCTCTCCCGCGAGGTGAGCCGCCTGGCGGTCGACCTGGCCGGCCGCATCGTCGGCGAGAACCTCGCCGACACCGACGCCACCCGCCGCACGGTGGACCGCTTCCTCGCCGACCTCGAGGAGCGCACGCCGGCCGTGACGGAGGGGCAGGCCTGA
- the atpD gene encoding F0F1 ATP synthase subunit beta, which produces MTATLEEQTGTGSTGATGRVSRVIGPVVDVEFAADTMPDMYSALHVDVTLGELSKTLTLEVAAHIGDNLVRAISMQPTDGLVRGAAVTDTGAPISVPVGDVTKGHVFNALGESLDVPTASLEVKERWPIHRKAPGFDQLESKTNMFETGIKVIDLLTPYVQGGKIGLFGGAGVGKTVLIQEMIYRVANNHSGVSVFAGVGERTREGNDLIAEMTETGVINQTALVFGQMDEPPGTRLRVALSALTMAEYFRDVQNQDVLLFIDNIFRFTQAGSEVSTLLGRMPSAVGYQPTLADEMGVLQERITSTRGHSITSMQAIYVPADDITDPAPHTTFAHLDATTVLSRPISELGIYPAVDPLDSTSRILDPRYVGDEHYATAQRVKEILQRYKDLQDIIAILGIDELSEEDRLLVNRARRIQRFLSQNTFVAKAFTGLEGSFVPLSETIEAFTKIADGEYDDVPEQAFFLCGGLEDLERNAAELKKNS; this is translated from the coding sequence ATGACCGCGACCCTCGAGGAGCAGACGGGCACCGGCTCCACCGGAGCGACCGGCCGCGTCTCCCGCGTCATCGGCCCGGTGGTGGACGTGGAGTTCGCCGCCGACACGATGCCCGACATGTACAGCGCCCTGCACGTCGACGTCACCCTCGGCGAGCTGAGCAAGACCCTCACGCTGGAGGTGGCCGCCCACATCGGCGACAACCTCGTGCGGGCCATCTCGATGCAGCCCACGGACGGCCTCGTCCGCGGTGCCGCGGTGACCGACACCGGCGCGCCGATCTCGGTGCCCGTCGGCGACGTGACCAAGGGCCACGTCTTCAACGCGCTCGGCGAGTCGCTCGACGTGCCGACGGCCTCGCTCGAGGTCAAGGAGCGCTGGCCGATCCACCGCAAGGCGCCCGGCTTCGACCAGCTCGAGTCGAAGACCAACATGTTCGAGACCGGCATCAAGGTCATCGACCTGCTCACGCCGTACGTCCAGGGCGGGAAGATCGGCCTGTTCGGCGGCGCCGGCGTCGGCAAGACGGTCCTCATCCAGGAGATGATCTACCGCGTCGCCAACAACCACTCCGGCGTCTCGGTGTTCGCCGGCGTGGGGGAGCGGACCCGCGAGGGCAACGACCTCATCGCGGAGATGACCGAGACCGGCGTCATCAACCAGACCGCGCTGGTCTTCGGCCAGATGGACGAGCCACCGGGCACCCGGCTGCGCGTGGCGCTGTCCGCGCTGACGATGGCGGAGTACTTCCGCGACGTCCAGAACCAGGACGTGCTGCTCTTCATCGACAACATCTTCCGGTTCACGCAGGCCGGCTCGGAGGTCTCGACCCTGCTCGGCCGCATGCCGAGCGCGGTGGGCTACCAGCCGACGCTGGCCGACGAGATGGGCGTCCTGCAGGAGCGCATCACCTCGACGCGCGGGCACTCGATCACCTCGATGCAGGCGATCTACGTCCCCGCCGACGACATCACCGACCCGGCCCCGCACACGACGTTCGCGCACCTCGACGCGACGACCGTGCTCTCGCGGCCGATCTCGGAGCTCGGCATCTACCCGGCCGTGGACCCGCTCGACTCGACGTCGCGCATCCTCGACCCGCGCTACGTCGGCGACGAGCACTACGCCACCGCGCAGCGCGTCAAGGAGATCCTGCAGCGCTACAAGGACCTCCAGGACATCATCGCGATCCTCGGGATCGACGAGCTGTCCGAGGAGGACCGGCTCCTCGTCAACCGCGCCCGCCGCATCCAGCGCTTCCTCTCGCAGAACACCTTCGTGGCCAAGGCCTTCACCGGCCTCGAGGGCTCGTTCGTCCCGCTGTCGGAGACGATCGAGGCGTTCACGAAGATCGCCGACGGCGAGTACGACGACGTGCCGGAGCAGGCGTTCTTCCTCTGCGGTGGCCTCGAGGACCTCGAGCGCAACGCAGCGGAGCTGAAGAAGAACAGCTAG
- a CDS encoding F0F1 ATP synthase subunit delta, which produces MHGVSRVTLAALRERLAAREVGHGSAEQVERESGELLAVAALLGRETHLRSSLADASADPAGRAQLAHAVLDGRVSEQSAEIVAEAARGRWSRPSELADALESLGAEAAFALAESAGTLDRVEDELFRVARLVSSSPDLRRTLSDPGLPLEGRRGLLGQLLGDRVDATTLRLLDHVVGSLRGRQLEDALDDLVALAAVRRTETLAEATVAVALTPEQEQRLAAVLGRVYATQVKLQVVVDPTVLGGVVVRVGDEVIDGSVLHRVEQARQTTAGL; this is translated from the coding sequence ATGCACGGCGTCAGCCGCGTCACCCTCGCAGCGCTGCGCGAGCGCCTCGCCGCCCGCGAGGTGGGGCACGGCAGCGCCGAGCAGGTCGAGCGCGAGTCCGGCGAGCTGCTCGCGGTCGCCGCGCTCCTCGGCCGCGAGACGCACCTGCGCTCCAGCCTCGCCGACGCCTCGGCGGACCCGGCCGGGCGCGCGCAGCTCGCCCACGCGGTCCTCGACGGGCGGGTCTCCGAGCAGAGCGCCGAGATCGTGGCCGAGGCCGCGCGCGGCCGCTGGTCGCGCCCCTCGGAGCTGGCGGACGCGCTCGAGTCGCTGGGGGCGGAGGCCGCCTTCGCGCTCGCCGAGTCCGCGGGCACGCTCGACCGGGTCGAGGACGAGCTGTTCCGCGTGGCCCGGCTGGTGTCGAGCAGCCCGGACCTCCGCCGCACGCTGTCTGACCCGGGCCTGCCCCTCGAGGGCCGGCGCGGGCTGCTGGGCCAGCTGCTGGGCGACCGCGTCGACGCGACGACGCTGCGCCTGCTCGACCACGTCGTAGGCTCGTTGCGGGGACGCCAGCTGGAGGACGCCCTCGACGACCTCGTGGCCCTGGCCGCCGTGCGCCGCACGGAGACCCTGGCCGAGGCCACGGTCGCCGTGGCGCTCACGCCGGAGCAGGAGCAGCGGCTGGCCGCGGTCCTGGGCCGGGTCTACGCCACGCAGGTCAAGCTCCAGGTGGTCGTCGACCCGACCGTGCTGGGCGGCGTCGTCGTCCGCGTGGGCGACGAGGTCATCGACGGCAGTGTGCTGCACCGGGTCGAGCAGGCCCGGCAGACCACCGCCGGGCTGTAG
- the atpB gene encoding F0F1 ATP synthase subunit A translates to MSALVLAAAKGYEPPSTENFWQPLIGSGAWAITRPMVLMVISVVLLAVVLLGVSRRLSVVPGRAQFATEGVYDAVRNGLGRDIIGDHDFLKFLPLLFTLFTLILVNNVFSIIPVIQYPTMSRIGFPAGLALVVYIVFHAIGIRSKGLVGYFTSLAPPGLPKPLLLLIYPLELITYFFTRPVTLALRLFGNMFAGHILLLLFITGFDYMLRTSDSWVLHVLSIGPFVGTFVMTAFELLVQVLQAYIFTLLAALYIAGALADEH, encoded by the coding sequence ATGAGCGCGCTGGTACTCGCGGCGGCGAAGGGCTACGAGCCCCCGTCCACCGAGAACTTCTGGCAGCCGCTCATCGGCTCCGGGGCCTGGGCGATCACCCGGCCGATGGTCCTCATGGTCATCAGCGTGGTCCTGCTCGCGGTGGTGCTGCTCGGCGTGAGCCGGCGGCTCAGCGTCGTGCCGGGCCGGGCGCAGTTCGCCACCGAGGGCGTCTACGACGCCGTCCGCAACGGCCTCGGCCGCGACATCATCGGCGACCACGACTTCCTCAAGTTCCTGCCGCTGCTGTTCACGCTGTTCACGCTGATCCTCGTCAACAACGTCTTCTCGATCATCCCCGTGATCCAGTACCCCACGATGAGCCGCATCGGCTTCCCGGCCGGGCTGGCGCTCGTGGTCTACATCGTGTTCCACGCGATCGGGATCCGGAGCAAGGGCCTGGTCGGCTACTTCACCAGCCTCGCCCCTCCCGGGCTGCCGAAGCCGCTGCTGCTGCTCATCTACCCGCTCGAGCTCATCACCTACTTCTTCACGCGGCCGGTCACGCTGGCCCTGCGACTGTTCGGCAACATGTTCGCGGGCCACATCCTGCTGCTGCTGTTCATCACCGGCTTCGACTACATGCTGCGCACGAGCGACTCCTGGGTCCTCCACGTGCTCTCGATCGGGCCGTTCGTCGGCACGTTCGTCATGACCGCGTTCGAGCTGCTGGTGCAGGTGCTGCAGGCCTACATCTTCACGCTGCTGGCGGCGCTCTACATCGCGGGCGCCCTGGCGGACGAGCACTAG
- a CDS encoding F0F1 ATP synthase subunit epsilon has product MPLNVELVSPERPLWSGEASMVVAKTVEGDLGVLPGHAPLLAVLANGVVRIDATEGEGVSALVLGGFLSVADDRVSILAESTERVDEIDTAAAESALREAEESGDDAAADQARARLAAAHAAS; this is encoded by the coding sequence GTGCCGCTGAACGTCGAGCTCGTCTCACCGGAGCGCCCGCTCTGGTCCGGCGAGGCGTCGATGGTCGTCGCCAAGACCGTGGAGGGCGACCTCGGCGTCCTGCCCGGTCACGCGCCGCTGCTGGCGGTGCTGGCGAACGGCGTGGTCCGGATCGACGCGACCGAGGGCGAGGGCGTCAGCGCGCTGGTCCTCGGCGGCTTCCTCAGCGTGGCCGACGACCGCGTCTCGATCCTCGCGGAGTCCACCGAGCGCGTCGACGAGATCGACACCGCAGCAGCGGAGAGCGCGCTGCGCGAGGCCGAGGAGTCCGGCGACGACGCCGCAGCCGACCAGGCCCGAGCCCGGCTCGCGGCGGCGCACGCCGCGTCCTGA
- a CDS encoding F0F1 ATP synthase subunit gamma: MPAQLRVLRRRIRSVQATKKITRAMELISASRIVKAQARVNESRPYAEELTRALTAAASKATVDHPLVSEHESPKRAVVILVTSDRGLAGAYSSNVLREGEALTGLLRSEGKEAVPFLVGRKAVSFYRFRGRSNGGEWTGFSDAPKYSDAKAVADAAVELFLRDTEAEDGVDEVHIVYTEFVNMVTQRPVAHRILPLVVEETTEEPEGGPLPLYEFEPSAEQVLDALLPKYVVSRVWNALLQASASEHAARRRAMKAATDNADELVKAYTREANAARQAAITQEISEIVGGANALADATAGS, translated from the coding sequence ATGCCGGCCCAGCTGCGCGTCCTGCGCCGGCGGATCCGCTCGGTGCAGGCGACGAAGAAGATCACCCGCGCCATGGAGCTCATCTCGGCCTCGCGGATCGTCAAGGCGCAGGCGCGGGTCAACGAGAGCCGCCCGTACGCCGAGGAGCTGACCCGCGCGCTGACCGCGGCAGCGTCCAAGGCGACGGTCGACCACCCGCTCGTCAGCGAGCACGAGTCGCCGAAGCGCGCCGTCGTCATCCTCGTGACGTCGGACCGCGGCCTCGCCGGCGCGTACTCCTCCAACGTCCTGCGCGAGGGGGAGGCCCTGACGGGCCTGCTCCGCAGCGAGGGCAAGGAGGCCGTGCCGTTCCTCGTCGGGCGCAAGGCGGTGAGCTTCTACCGCTTCCGCGGCCGCAGCAACGGCGGGGAGTGGACGGGCTTCAGCGACGCGCCGAAGTACTCGGACGCGAAGGCGGTCGCGGACGCGGCCGTGGAGCTCTTCCTGCGCGACACCGAGGCCGAGGACGGCGTGGACGAGGTCCACATCGTCTACACCGAGTTCGTCAACATGGTGACCCAGCGCCCGGTCGCGCACCGGATCCTGCCGCTGGTCGTCGAGGAGACGACCGAGGAGCCCGAGGGCGGCCCGCTGCCGCTCTACGAGTTCGAGCCCTCGGCGGAGCAGGTGCTCGACGCGCTGCTGCCGAAGTACGTCGTCAGCCGCGTCTGGAACGCGCTGCTCCAGGCCTCGGCCTCGGAGCACGCCGCCCGACGGCGCGCGATGAAGGCGGCGACGGACAACGCCGACGAGCTGGTGAAGGCCTACACGCGCGAGGCCAACGCCGCCCGCCAGGCCGCCATCACCCAGGAGATCAGCGAGATCGTCGGTGGCGCCAACGCGCTCGCCGACGCCACGGCCGGTTCGTGA
- a CDS encoding L-threonylcarbamoyladenylate synthase — translation MTRLFDLADPAERAEGMEAATRAVRRGELVVMPTDTVYGLGCDAFDAEAVGRLLEAKERGRDFPVPVLVGSVRALDGIAFGLTPQARELVTAFWPGALTLVCTAQPSLQWNLGDTGGTVGVRMPLHPAALELLQETGPMGVSSANRHGLPPATTVEEALGMLGPAVAVYLDGGATEDSVPSTIVDVTGAVPKVLRQGALDLALLREVVPDLEPAA, via the coding sequence GTGACCCGCCTGTTCGACCTCGCCGACCCGGCCGAGCGCGCCGAGGGCATGGAGGCCGCCACCCGTGCCGTACGCCGCGGCGAGCTGGTCGTCATGCCGACCGACACCGTCTACGGCCTGGGCTGCGACGCCTTCGACGCCGAGGCCGTCGGCCGGCTGCTCGAGGCGAAGGAGCGCGGGCGCGACTTCCCCGTGCCGGTGCTCGTGGGCAGCGTGCGCGCGCTCGACGGGATCGCCTTCGGGCTGACCCCGCAGGCGCGCGAGCTCGTCACCGCGTTCTGGCCGGGCGCGCTGACGCTCGTCTGCACGGCGCAGCCCTCGCTGCAGTGGAACCTCGGCGACACCGGCGGCACGGTCGGGGTCCGCATGCCGCTGCACCCCGCGGCCCTGGAGCTGCTCCAGGAGACGGGGCCGATGGGCGTGAGCAGCGCCAACCGGCACGGCCTCCCGCCGGCGACGACGGTGGAGGAGGCGCTCGGCATGCTCGGGCCGGCCGTGGCGGTCTACCTCGACGGCGGCGCGACGGAGGACAGCGTCCCCTCGACGATCGTCGACGTCACCGGCGCCGTGCCGAAGGTGCTCCGGCAGGGCGCGCTCGACCTGGCGCTGCTGCGCGAGGTCGTGCCGGACCTCGAGCCTGCCGCCTAG